The Jiangella sp. DSM 45060 genome contains the following window.
ATCCCGACCAGGATCATCAGCGCCCACGGCAGTTGCCGTACGACCGACATGTCGATGCCGCCGCGTCCGGGCTGGCGGAACGCCTCGGACAGTGCGCCGGTGGGTGCGCCGCCGGTCCACAACCGGATCGCGCCGTAGAGCACCAGCATCATGCCGAGCGTCGTGATGAACGACTGCACCTTGAGCAGCGTCGTGATCAGCCCGTTGACCAGGCCGACGAGAATGCCGAAGCCGAGCATCAGCAGGATGACGGGGACCGTGCGGCCCTCCTCGCCGTCGATCAGCGCGGCGGCGATGACCACCTGCGCGCCGACCAGCGACCCGACCGACAGGTCGAACTCGCCGGACACGATGACGAAGTACTGGCCGATGGCCAGGATCATCAGCGGTGCGGCCTGCTTGAGGAACGCCATCAGCGACGGCGGTTCGGCGAAGCTCGGGTTCACGATGAAGATCGCCGCGAACACGACGATGAGCAGGGCGAACACCGTGGCGCTCCCGCCGCCGAAGACCCGCGCGAGCAGGTCGCCGGCCCGCGAGCCGGCGCTGCGCTGCGGCGCGGGCTGCTGCGTGGTGACGGTCATCGGGGGCCTCCCGCGAGCTCTGGCGTCGGCTGATCGGGCCTCGGTTCCGGTGGCGCGGAGCCGCCGCTGCCGCCGTCACCGCCGAACCTCACGCGGCTGGCCTTCCGGTCGATCTGCCGGCGGGCGTAGATTGCGACGGCCGCGACGATGATGGTGCCGCGCAGCACGTCCTTGAAGAACGGGTCGACCGCGAGGATGTTGAAGACGGTGTCGAGCACGGCCAGGATCAGCACGCCGGCGATCGTCCCGGCGATGCCGCCGCGGCCGCCCAGCAGCAGCGTCCCGCCCAGCACCACCGCCGCGATCGACTCCAGGTCGTAGCCGGAGTTGTAGACCAGCGCGCTGCCGGTGCCGAAGCGGGCAGCGATCAGCAGGCCGGCGATGCCCGCCGCGATCGAGCAGAGCACGTGCGCCGTCACCAGCACACGGCCGGTGCGGATGCCGGACAGCCGCGCGACGTCGGCGCTGCCGCCGACGGCGAACATGTGGTAGCCGGTGCGGGTCTTGCGCAGGAACAGGATGCCGGCCACCGCGACGATCAGCATGACCAGCGTCGACACCGGCACCGGGCCGATGCGGCTGAAGCCGAACTGCTGGAACGAGCTGGGCACCGCGCCGGCCGGGCCCTGGTACTCGGTGTCCAGGTAGCCCTTGATGATGAGGCCGACGCCGAGCGTCGCGATGAACGGGTTGACCTTCAAGACCGAGACGATCAGGCCGTTGCACAGGCCGATCCCGCCGGCCACCACCAGCACGGCGAGGATCGCCAGCGGGACCCGCGCGGGGTCGCCGTTCATCGTCGTCGCCGCGATCAGGCTGCTCAGTGCCATGACGTAGCCGACGGACAGGTCCAGCGACCGGCACAGGATGACCAGCGTCTGGCCGATCGCGACGAACCCGAGCAGGCTGGACCGGCTCAGGATGTCGCGGGTGTTGGCGATGCTGAACAGGTTCTGGTCGTCCAGCGCCACCAGGATCGCGCCGATGACGAGCACCCCGGCCAGCGCCAGCCACACCAGCTCCGTGGCGCCCAGCCGGCGCCGGGCGGGCTTGCCGGTCCCGGTGACCGCGACCGCGCGGCTCATCGCTGGGTTCCTTCGGTCTCGTGGCCCGTGGCCAGTGCCATCACGGTCTCCTCGTCAGCGCCGGCCGGCAGCTCGCCGGCGACGCGGCCGTCCCGGAGGACGACGATGCGGTCGGCCATCCCGAGCACCTCGGGCAGCTCGGACGAGATCATCAGGATCGCCACACCCTGCGCCGACAGCTCACGCATCAGCGTGTAGACCCGCTCCTTCGCGCCGACGTCGATGCCGCGGGTGGGCTCGTCGAGCACGATCGCCTTCGGTTCGGTGGCCAGCCACTTGGCCAGCACGACCTTCTGCTGGTTGCCGCCGGACAGGAACCGCACCTCCTGGCTGCTGCCGCGCGAGACCAACTCCAGCGACGACAGGATGCCCGGAATGCGGCGGGCGCCCTGCGACGCGCGGCGCGGCAGGACGGCGTCCAGCACCAGCCGGGCGTTCGCGGCGATGGACTGGTTGAGCACCAGGCCCTCGCCCTTGCGGTCCTCGGTCACCAGCGCCAGCCCCGCCCGCACCGCCTGACGCGGCGATCGCGCGGTCAGCGGGCGCCCGTCCAGGGACACCGTGCCGCGGGTGAACCGGTCGACGCCGAACAGGGCGTGCGCGATCTCGGTGCGGCCGCTGCCCTGCAGCCCGGCCAGCGCGACGATCTCGCCGCCGCGGACCTGCAGGTCGATGCCGTCGAGCTGCTCGTTGCCGCCACCGCGGATCTCGAGACGGACGTCGCCGGCCTCGGTGCCGGGCAGCTTGTCCGGGAAGAAGCTGGCGATCGGGCGGCCGACCATCTTGCGGACCAGCTCGTCCGAGCTGATGTCGGACGTGGCGACGGTGTCGACCAGCGCGCCGTCCTTGAGGATCGTCACCCGGTCGGACAGGTCGAAGATCTCCTTGAGCCGGTGCGAGACGTAGAGGATGGCGACGCCGCGCTCCTTCAGTTTCCCGACGAGGCGGTAGAGCAGCTCCACCTCCTCGTCGGCCAGCGCCGCGGTCGGCTCGTCCATCGAGATGATCCGCGCGTCGTAGGACAGCGCCTTGACGATCTCGACGATCTGCTGGCCGGCCACCGACAGCGAGCTGACCCGGGTCTCCGGCCGCAGCCAGGTCAGCCCGAGGTCCTCCAGCAGCGCCGCGGTGTCGGCGTTCATCCGGCCGGCGTCGACCAGCCGGTTGCGGCGCGGCTCGCGGCCGAGGAACACGTTCTCGGCGACGGTGCGCTCCGGCAGCAGGTTGAACTCCTGGAACACGGTCGACACGCCGGCCTGCTGGGCCAGCAGCGGGTGCTCGAACCGGACCTCGTCGCCGTCCAGCTCGACGCTGCCGCCGTCGGCCTGGTAGACGCCGGCGAGGATCTTCATCAGCGTCGACTTGCCGGCGCCGTTCTCGCCGATCAGCGCGTGCACCTCGCCCGCGCGCAGGTCGAGGTCGACGCCGTGCAGCACCTGGACGCCGAGGAACGACTTCTCGATGCCGCGCATCCGCAGCAGCGTCGTGGTGGTACCGGCCGCACCGGTCATTCGGGCACCTCCACCCAGTCGCTCTCGCGGGCGGACGTCACGACGGCCTCGGCCAGCCGAGCGGCGCGCAGGCCGTCGTCGAACGTGGGCAGGCCGTCGGGGACCTCGCCGCCGATGGCCGCCTGGGTGTCGGCGACGAACGCGTCGAAGCAGTCCTGGTAGCCCTGCGGGTGGCCGGCCGGGACCCGCGCGTACCGGGCGGCCGGCGAGCTGAGCGTCTCGGGGTCGCGGACCAGCTGGCTGCTGCGCTCACGTCCGCCCCACCACAGCTGCTCGGGGTTCTCCTGGTCGAACGAGAGCGAGCCGCGCGAGCCGGAGACCTCCAGCAGCAGCCGGTTCTTCCGGCCCGCCGACACCTGGCTGACGACGACCGAGCCGATCGCGCCGCCGCGGGTGGCGAACTGGACGATCACGACGTCCTCGGTGGTGACGTCGCGCAGCGTCTCGACGCCGCGCAGTTTGTTCACCGTCGACGACTGCGCCGACAGCCGCGCGATGCGCTCCCCCGTCACGAACTCCAGCAGGTCGCACCAGTGCGAGCCGATGTCGCCGAACGCGCGGGTCGGGCCGCCGAGGCGCGGGTCGACCCGCCAGTTGTCGTCGGTGGGGTGCAGCAGCCAGTCCTGCAGGTAGCTGCCGTGGGCGAGGAAGATGCTGCCGACCTCGCCGGCGCGGACCCGCTCGCGCGCCTCGCGGACCATCGGGTGGAAGCGGTAGACGAACGGGACGGCGGCGACGCGGCCGGCCTCGCGGGCGGCGGCCGTCATCGCGGCGGCGGCGTCGGTGGAGGTCGCGAGCGGCTTCTCGCACACGACGTGCTTGCCGGCGGCCAGCGCGGCGAGCACGACCGGCTCGTGCAGGTGGTTGGGGGTGCACACGTGGACGACGTCGACGTCGGCGCGGTCCAGCAGGTCGTCGAGGGTCGCGTAGACCGCGTCGGCCTGCAGCTCGCCCTGCGCCGCCGCCGCGCGCTCCGGGGTGGAGCCGACCGCTCCGACCACCCGGCCGCCGGCCACCTGGACCGCCCGCGCATGCACACGGCCCATGAAGCCGGTCCCGACGATCGCTGCCCGGTACCCCGTCTCGGGGAAGGAATCCGCACCGGCCGCGCGGTCTGTGATCGGAGTCACTGCCATGGCAGAGGAACTTAGAGGCACTTTTGCATGTACGTCAAGCAAAAGTTGC
Protein-coding sequences here:
- a CDS encoding ABC transporter permease, giving the protein MTVTTQQPAPQRSAGSRAGDLLARVFGGGSATVFALLIVVFAAIFIVNPSFAEPPSLMAFLKQAAPLMILAIGQYFVIVSGEFDLSVGSLVGAQVVIAAALIDGEEGRTVPVILLMLGFGILVGLVNGLITTLLKVQSFITTLGMMLVLYGAIRLWTGGAPTGALSEAFRQPGRGGIDMSVVRQLPWALMILVGIVIIAVAVMRSSYGRTLIATGDNEHAAGFSGVRVWRVRTLAFVISSVLATLAAILIGGYAGVTAQVGQGLEFTAITAVVLGGAALGGGRGWVVAAMAGALTLEALFVLFNQLSMPSTIRPAVQGVIIIAAVAYAARERARPRHHQEVPSQPHTNEA
- a CDS encoding ABC transporter permease, with the translated sequence MSRAVAVTGTGKPARRRLGATELVWLALAGVLVIGAILVALDDQNLFSIANTRDILSRSSLLGFVAIGQTLVILCRSLDLSVGYVMALSSLIAATTMNGDPARVPLAILAVLVVAGGIGLCNGLIVSVLKVNPFIATLGVGLIIKGYLDTEYQGPAGAVPSSFQQFGFSRIGPVPVSTLVMLIVAVAGILFLRKTRTGYHMFAVGGSADVARLSGIRTGRVLVTAHVLCSIAAGIAGLLIAARFGTGSALVYNSGYDLESIAAVVLGGTLLLGGRGGIAGTIAGVLILAVLDTVFNILAVDPFFKDVLRGTIIVAAVAIYARRQIDRKASRVRFGGDGGSGGSAPPEPRPDQPTPELAGGPR
- a CDS encoding sugar ABC transporter ATP-binding protein, which translates into the protein MTGAAGTTTTLLRMRGIEKSFLGVQVLHGVDLDLRAGEVHALIGENGAGKSTLMKILAGVYQADGGSVELDGDEVRFEHPLLAQQAGVSTVFQEFNLLPERTVAENVFLGREPRRNRLVDAGRMNADTAALLEDLGLTWLRPETRVSSLSVAGQQIVEIVKALSYDARIISMDEPTAALADEEVELLYRLVGKLKERGVAILYVSHRLKEIFDLSDRVTILKDGALVDTVATSDISSDELVRKMVGRPIASFFPDKLPGTEAGDVRLEIRGGGNEQLDGIDLQVRGGEIVALAGLQGSGRTEIAHALFGVDRFTRGTVSLDGRPLTARSPRQAVRAGLALVTEDRKGEGLVLNQSIAANARLVLDAVLPRRASQGARRIPGILSSLELVSRGSSQEVRFLSGGNQQKVVLAKWLATEPKAIVLDEPTRGIDVGAKERVYTLMRELSAQGVAILMISSELPEVLGMADRIVVLRDGRVAGELPAGADEETVMALATGHETEGTQR
- a CDS encoding Gfo/Idh/MocA family protein, whose amino-acid sequence is MAVTPITDRAAGADSFPETGYRAAIVGTGFMGRVHARAVQVAGGRVVGAVGSTPERAAAAQGELQADAVYATLDDLLDRADVDVVHVCTPNHLHEPVVLAALAAGKHVVCEKPLATSTDAAAAMTAAAREAGRVAAVPFVYRFHPMVREARERVRAGEVGSIFLAHGSYLQDWLLHPTDDNWRVDPRLGGPTRAFGDIGSHWCDLLEFVTGERIARLSAQSSTVNKLRGVETLRDVTTEDVVIVQFATRGGAIGSVVVSQVSAGRKNRLLLEVSGSRGSLSFDQENPEQLWWGGRERSSQLVRDPETLSSPAARYARVPAGHPQGYQDCFDAFVADTQAAIGGEVPDGLPTFDDGLRAARLAEAVVTSARESDWVEVPE